The Anaerotignum propionicum DSM 1682 sequence ACCAAATTTCTTGATGATTAAGGCAACAATGCAGCCGCAAAAGCCAACAGCGACAAAACCGCCTAATGCATAGGCATAACCAAATCTCTCTATAATCAAAAGTCCCGGTGCTAGGAACGCAAAACTGGATCCTAAATAAGCCGGGGCTTTACCTTTTGTAATGAAAATAAAGAGTAGTGTGCCGAAACCATTCATAAAAAGAACAACAGCTGAATTGATGCCAAAAAGGAATGGAACCAGCACCGTTGCGCCAAACATAGCGAACATATGCTGTAAAGATAGGGGTGCAAGAAGAGAAAAAGGTACCTTTTCATCCACTTGAATAATCTTACGGTTTTCCAAAATAATGACCTCCTTTAGTAATAATGAAATGAATCATAACAGTATAATGACCTTTCGGTACAAAACTCCAAAAAAAATTATTGGTCGGAAACCAATAATTAGAATTTAGCACCTGAAAGATTATAGCACTCTCTTTTTTCCCTTGCAATGAAAAGAATTGAAATACATGCGAAATTGTCGATATGCTGTAAAATCTCAAAAAAAATACAAAGATATGGTGATTTTTCTACAACAATTTTATAAGCAAATATTTATAAACTTCATAGCAAAGATAAACATTTACCTAATCTTGGTACTTCACTTCCTAATTTATTATAAAAAAACAAACCCTTTTCTAACAAAAAAGACCATTCAAAAAAGGGAGCTCCTATTTTCTATTGTTCCCATTAAAACAACAACACATAGTTTGCCGTTATACCGCTTTTTCCCTCAGGAAGCCTCTTTTCAGGTCTAACTCTTCCTTGGAAAGTGGATAAGAAATAATCTGTTTGATGATGTACTGCTTTTATCCCATTCATACTCAATTTTAAAAACGTTGAATAAACACTGTTTCTAAATCGGCTCTATTATCTTGAATACCCATAAAAAATCCAAAAATCCTTTTTACTGTTCCCAGTTCATTCCCAAACGTATATCTTCTTGATATCCTCAATTCTACAGATCACTGTTCTCCAAATTTCTTTAAATATTCCTTTAGCAGGCTTTCCATTTCATTCAAACTCTCCGTATAATTTAACTTCCCTCTGAACTCCGCAGCACCGGGCAACCCCTTTAAATACCATGCCATATGCTTACGCATTTCTCTGATGCCCACATATTCCCCTTTATAATCAATCAGCATTTTGCCATGACGCAAGGCCTTTTCAACCCGTTCCTTTGCAGTAGGTTCTGGTAGCAGCTCCCCTGTTTTCAGATAGTGAAGAATTCTTTGGAAAATCCAAGGGTTACCTTGAGCCCCCCGTCCTACCATTATGGCATCACAACCGGTATGCTCAAATAAGCTTTTTGCATCCTCAGGAGTAAATACATCCCCATTTCCAATTACAGGAATAGACACAGACTCCTTTACCTGACGAATGATATCCCAATCAGCCTTGCCACTGTAATATTGCTCTCTGGTTCTCCCGTGTACTGCCACCGCAGAAGCACCGTTTACCTCAGCAATTTTTGCAATTTCAGGTGCATTAATATGCATATCATCGAAACCTTTGCGAAATTTAATGGTAACAGGTTTTTTCTGCCCTTCCACCAAAGCTTTCACGATTTCACCCACCCGAAGGGGATCTTTTGTCAGCGCACTGCCTTCACCATTTTTCACTATTTTGGGGGCAGGACAGCCCATATTAACATCAATAATATCAAATGGGTACTCTTCAATTTTCCGCCCCATCTCCCCTAAAATTTGAGGATCCGAACCAAAAAGCTGTATTGCCGTGGGACGTTCTGCCGCTTCCACCGTCAATAGCTCCGTTGTGTTTTTATTGTCATATAAAATGCCTTTGGCGCTTACCATTTCGGAATAGACTAAGCCACAGCCCATTTCTTTGCACAGCAAGCGAAAGGGCAAATCTGTCACCCCTGCCATTGGCGCTAAAAAGACATTATTCATAAGTTCCACATTTCCAATTTTCACGATAAACACCTCAAATCCTTCTCGGTTTATTATCATACCAAACATTTATATTTGTTGCAAGGAAAACTATTCTTAGGGTTTGTTCCAGTTATCATGAAAGTAAAGCCCATGGTTTATATGCAATAAAAAAACGGGCAAGCCCGTGTTAGGGTGTCGATAAACTCGACACCCTTTTATTGCTTAATTAAATAAGCTTTTGCATATTACAATGAATGGCATCTGTCACCAAAGGTCTTGAGATACTCTAGAAGCTAGCGGGACCTTTTCAATAGGAACGAAATATCCTTGGTACCTTTCCCAGTAATTCGTCTTTAAAATGGGGTTCTCGCCGCTGAAATTATTTATTCTTCTGATATAAAATTTTCAGCCCCTTTAGGGTCAAAACAGGGTCAAGAATATCGAATATTTCCTTATTGGGGTCAATCACTCTAGCCAACCCCCCTGTTGCAACCACTTTCATGTCAGGAATGCCTAGCTGTTCTCTTAATTGCTGAATGATATATTTTGTTTGCCCGATGTGCCCAATGACCAATCCCGCCTGAATACTTCCCACAGTATTCTTCACAATAATTGATTTGGGCTTTTTGATTTCTATTTTGGGAAGCTGTGCCGCCCTTTGATATAATGCCTCAGCACAGATAGAAATGCCTGGCGTAATTAATCCTGTGATAAATTCTGATTTTTCGTTAATTACATCAAAGGTATTGGCAGTTCCATAATCAATGACTACCGCAGGGCCCCCGTAAATCTCATTTGCCGCAACCAAATTTACAATACGATCTGCCCCTACCGCTTTAGGGTTGTCCCGTTTAATGACAATACCCGTTTTCATACCGGCAGTGACAATCATCGGTTCAATATTAAAATATTTTCGAATTCCCTGTGTCAGAGAATACATAATATCTGGCACAACAGAGGAAATAATCACAGCTTCAATGCGACTCACGTCAAAACCTGATGCTTCAAAAAGATTATACAAGAAAATTCCTGTCTCATCGGCGGTTTTATTACTGCCTGTTGCCATACGCCAGCATTTCACCAGCTTTTCACCATGATATACTCCCAAAACATAATTCGTATTCCCAACATCAATTACTAAAAGCATTTACTTTCCCCCTGTCGCCTATTCTTGTTCTTTTCGTAAATGAGCCGTAACCCATGCAGTGCAAGAACAGGGTCATAAACATCAAATATCTCTTCCTTTTCATCAATGATTCTTGCAAGACCACCTGTGGCAATCACCTTTAAATCGGGAAATCCCAACTCCTCACGGATACATTCAATCATGTAGATGGTTTCGCCAATATGACTAATCACAAGGCCTGCTTGCATACTCTCAATCGTTGTTTTGGTAATGATGCTATCGGGGGCGATAATTTCAAACTTAGGCAAGTTTGCTGCCCTTTGGTACAAGGCCTCGGCACAAACCTGAAGCCCCGGTGCTGTAATACCTGTTACAAATTCGCCGTTTTCATTCACCACATCATAGGTTGTAGCCGTACTGTAATCTATTACAATGGCGGGGCCACCATATCTCTCATAGGCCGCAACCAAATTCACAATACGATCTGTACCCATTTCTTTGGGATTTTCCATGCGAAGGTTAATTCCGGTTTTCATCCCCGAACGAACAATCATGGCTTCTCGCTTTAAATATTTGCGTATACCGTTTGTCAGGGAATACATTACATTTGGAACAACAGAAGAAACAACCACTGCTTCAATCTCAATCACCGAAATTCCGGAATGCTGAAATAAAGAGCGGATGAGTATTCCTGTTTCATCAGAAGTTCGAGTGCTTAACGTGGATAATCTCCAATTCGCCACAAGGGCTTCTCCATCAAAAACACCCATTATTGTATTGGTATTGCTCACATCAATTACTAATATCATTTTGCCCTCTCCTCAAAACCAAAGCCTAAAAGGGTACGGGATAACCCGTACCCTTGTGATTTCCCTTAGTTTGATCGAATCTTCTTATATAATACTTTTCTCAGTGTCTTAGAAACCACGCCACCTACAATACAGGTTGCCGGCATTTCCAACAAACCATTCACACCAACAAAAGTAAGTACAAACGCAAAAATGCTCAAATTGCCGATGCCGGCATTAATAGACTGAATATATTCCGTATTCCAGAAAAACAGCATCAATGCCCCCATAAACAATAACGTATTTAATATTGCGGCAATGATACCGCCTACAAAAAAGCAAATTGTTTTAGAACGATCCAGCTTTTCAACTGCAATAAATAAGATACCTGTAAGCCATCCCATAATGGCTCTTGTAGGCACACAAACAAGAAATGTCAAAAAAGGATTGATTCCCAAAAGAGCCGCACCAAAAGGGCTCATCCCAAAGCATTGATAAAAGCTGGTTAATCCAAAAACTGTGCCTAATAGCAATCCAGCTCTGGGCCCGATAATCATTGCACCTATGGCAACGGGAATGGTAATCAAAGAAACCTCCAGTCCTGCCGTTCGCAGATATCCCAAAGGGGTAAAGGACATCAGCAAAATAATGCCGATCATCATCCCTGTGGTGGTTAAATCCTTTACTGAAAGCCTTTCTCCGCTTTTTACTGCCACTGCTTGTTCACTCATTGTAATTGCTCCTTTCATTCTCACTCTTATGCCCCGCATTGCGGAAGATATAAGATTACTAGGTTTTCATTTGGCAGACTCTCCAAGCATTCAAGTATATCTGGCTTTTTACCATGACATCTTTAATGGCTTTTCCCAGAAAGGTTGCCATGCACCATTATATCAGTTAATGAGAGAATTACAATATATTTTTGTGATTTTCGTTAATTTTTGTACAATGTTTCGTCATTTTTTACCCATTCAGGAGTGTATCTTTTAATTGTTCCCCGTCTTCTGTAAAAAACACAGTATACCATACCTTTAATGCGCCAATCAGCTCTTTTTGGGTACGAATAATTTCTTTAATCTCCAACTCTGCACCAATCTCGTCAAAATTGAAATCATCTTCCTGTTTTACCGTTTCAAAGTAAATTTCCCCGTCCTGATGAAAACCCATTAAAAAAGTACAGCCAAGCTTTTGTGCCGTTGTAACGCAAATGATACGCACATCTTCCTGAATCGCCTCAGGAAGTGCCTGAAATTTCTGTTCCAAATAGTATTTCTGCTTTTCATAGCTAGCCGCCGCCAAAATCAAATCATTCACTGGTCTTTCCTCCTCTGATAGATACTTCTCCGGAAAAAACAACCTCTTTTTTTCCATTGTCCTTTCTAATTACAACCAATTCTCCTTCAGGAGTGATATCCACCGCTTGGGCAAAAAAGGTTTCCTTCCCCAAAACCTTAACCTCCTGATGAATGGTAGAACATTTTTCTTTGTACCGATCAAGGAAAGGGGCAAAACTGCAATGGGAATCCAAAAGCTCCATATACAGCTTTTCAAAGTTTAACAACACCCGTTGCAAAATATTCTTTCTGGAAAAGGTTCGTCCACTTTCCAAATAAAGAGATGTGGCAACATCCATAAGTCCTTCTGGAAATTCTGTAGTATTGACATTAATTCCAATACCTACAATGACAAAATGGGTCTGTTGCATCTCGCACTCCATTTCTGTTAAAATGCCAACCAGTTTTTTTCCATTGAGCATAATATCATTGG is a genomic window containing:
- a CDS encoding ECF transporter S component, translating into MSEQAVAVKSGERLSVKDLTTTGMMIGIILLMSFTPLGYLRTAGLEVSLITIPVAIGAMIIGPRAGLLLGTVFGLTSFYQCFGMSPFGAALLGINPFLTFLVCVPTRAIMGWLTGILFIAVEKLDRSKTICFFVGGIIAAILNTLLFMGALMLFFWNTEYIQSINAGIGNLSIFAFVLTFVGVNGLLEMPATCIVGGVVSKTLRKVLYKKIRSN
- the dusB gene encoding tRNA dihydrouridine synthase DusB; its protein translation is MKIGNVELMNNVFLAPMAGVTDLPFRLLCKEMGCGLVYSEMVSAKGILYDNKNTTELLTVEAAERPTAIQLFGSDPQILGEMGRKIEEYPFDIIDVNMGCPAPKIVKNGEGSALTKDPLRVGEIVKALVEGQKKPVTIKFRKGFDDMHINAPEIAKIAEVNGASAVAVHGRTREQYYSGKADWDIIRQVKESVSIPVIGNGDVFTPEDAKSLFEHTGCDAIMVGRGAQGNPWIFQRILHYLKTGELLPEPTAKERVEKALRHGKMLIDYKGEYVGIREMRKHMAWYLKGLPGAAEFRGKLNYTESLNEMESLLKEYLKKFGEQ
- a CDS encoding type III pantothenate kinase, translating into MILVIDVSNTNTIMGVFDGEALVANWRLSTLSTRTSDETGILIRSLFQHSGISVIEIEAVVVSSVVPNVMYSLTNGIRKYLKREAMIVRSGMKTGINLRMENPKEMGTDRIVNLVAAYERYGGPAIVIDYSTATTYDVVNENGEFVTGITAPGLQVCAEALYQRAANLPKFEIIAPDSIITKTTIESMQAGLVISHIGETIYMIECIREELGFPDLKVIATGGLARIIDEKEEIFDVYDPVLALHGLRLIYEKNKNRRQGESKCF
- a CDS encoding type III pantothenate kinase, whose translation is MLLVIDVGNTNYVLGVYHGEKLVKCWRMATGSNKTADETGIFLYNLFEASGFDVSRIEAVIISSVVPDIMYSLTQGIRKYFNIEPMIVTAGMKTGIVIKRDNPKAVGADRIVNLVAANEIYGGPAVVIDYGTANTFDVINEKSEFITGLITPGISICAEALYQRAAQLPKIEIKKPKSIIVKNTVGSIQAGLVIGHIGQTKYIIQQLREQLGIPDMKVVATGGLARVIDPNKEIFDILDPVLTLKGLKILYQKNK
- a CDS encoding DUF6145 family protein, yielding MNDLILAAASYEKQKYYLEQKFQALPEAIQEDVRIICVTTAQKLGCTFLMGFHQDGEIYFETVKQEDDFNFDEIGAELEIKEIIRTQKELIGALKVWYTVFFTEDGEQLKDTLLNG